Proteins from a genomic interval of Streptomyces sp. NBC_01445:
- a CDS encoding MFS transporter, which yields MAEQTLTPESLTPESLDRDESALRKSIRIRWVLVALLVIGGVVNYLDRATLSIANTTVADEFGLSSTEMGLLLAAFSWPYAIANLPAGYLVDRFGPKKMYAWAAGLWSLVSMIGAAATSFGTLYAARVALGVAESPFFTAGLKVNERWFNKEERALPISIVNTGSQIANALAPPLLTGLLITFGWRGMFLAVGALGLVIVLVWLRIYRDPTLREEALIKGAEAAEAAAAAKASDQPQASWGQMFRQKNTWFMVLGAFGIFYTVWVYLTWLPSYLQTSRGFSLADTGWLSSLPYLCGIAGVLAGGWLSGRLIRKGHSAVTSRKVPIVGGAALAALAVIPVAYVDSTPLAIALLSVGYFAAQAPMGCLWTLAGDIAEKHQVASLGAIQNFGGFLGAAAAPVVSGAILDATGNNYSLVFLIGGALLIVGGLSYLLFVKDRRQAVAA from the coding sequence ATGGCCGAGCAGACCCTCACCCCCGAGAGCCTCACACCCGAGTCCCTCGACCGGGATGAGTCCGCGCTGCGCAAGTCGATCCGTATCCGCTGGGTCCTCGTCGCCCTGCTGGTGATCGGCGGTGTCGTCAACTATCTCGACCGCGCGACCCTGAGCATCGCGAACACCACCGTCGCGGACGAGTTCGGCCTGAGCTCCACGGAGATGGGTCTGCTGCTCGCCGCCTTCTCCTGGCCGTACGCGATCGCCAACCTCCCGGCCGGCTACCTCGTCGACCGCTTCGGCCCGAAGAAGATGTACGCCTGGGCGGCCGGACTCTGGTCGCTGGTGTCCATGATCGGCGCGGCGGCCACCTCCTTCGGCACGCTGTACGCGGCCCGGGTCGCGCTCGGCGTCGCCGAGTCACCGTTCTTCACCGCGGGGCTCAAGGTCAACGAGCGCTGGTTCAACAAGGAAGAGCGCGCACTGCCGATCTCGATCGTCAACACCGGCTCGCAGATCGCCAATGCGCTCGCCCCGCCGCTGCTCACCGGCCTCCTGATCACCTTCGGCTGGCGCGGCATGTTCCTCGCCGTCGGCGCCCTGGGCCTCGTGATCGTGCTGGTCTGGCTGCGTATCTACCGCGACCCCACCCTGCGCGAGGAGGCCCTGATCAAGGGCGCCGAGGCTGCCGAGGCGGCCGCCGCCGCCAAGGCGTCCGACCAGCCGCAGGCGAGCTGGGGCCAGATGTTCCGCCAGAAGAACACCTGGTTCATGGTGCTCGGCGCCTTCGGCATCTTCTACACCGTCTGGGTCTACCTGACCTGGCTGCCCAGCTACCTGCAGACCTCCCGCGGCTTCAGCCTCGCCGACACCGGCTGGCTGTCCTCGCTCCCGTACCTCTGCGGCATCGCGGGCGTCCTGGCCGGCGGCTGGCTGTCGGGCCGGCTCATCCGCAAGGGTCACTCCGCGGTCACCTCGCGCAAGGTGCCCATCGTCGGCGGCGCCGCCCTGGCCGCCCTCGCGGTCATCCCCGTGGCGTACGTGGACAGCACGCCGCTCGCCATCGCCCTGCTCTCCGTCGGCTACTTCGCCGCACAGGCGCCGATGGGCTGCCTGTGGACGCTGGCCGGTGACATCGCCGAGAAGCACCAGGTCGCCTCGCTCGGCGCGATCCAGAACTTCGGCGGCTTCCTCGGCGCCGCGGCCGCGCCCGTCGTCTCCGGAGCGATCCTCGACGCCACCGGGAACAACTACAGCCTGGTCTTCCTGATCGGCGGCGCGCTGCTGATCGTGGGCGGCCTGTCGTACCTGCTCTTCGTCAAGGACCGCCGCCAGGCCGTCGCCGCCTGA
- a CDS encoding bifunctional 4-hydroxy-2-oxoglutarate aldolase/2-dehydro-3-deoxy-phosphogluconate aldolase, producing the protein MGTKFNALDAITRSGALLIVRLDTAEEALAVSEAAIEGGIRALEITLSVPGALDVITSLADRHRKDGIVIGAGTVLDEQAAHRCISAGANLLVSPNLNPAMLATANRYQAVSVSGAFTPSEIVDTMQAGADIVKVFPAEFLGPDYVRTVKAPLPQAPLMPAGGVTPDNVKQWFDAGVTAVGVGSSVTKAARADGDYGQVTRAAATMLAAIGEARA; encoded by the coding sequence ATGGGAACAAAGTTTAACGCCTTGGACGCCATCACCCGTTCCGGGGCCCTCCTGATCGTCCGCCTCGACACCGCCGAAGAGGCACTCGCTGTCTCCGAAGCCGCCATCGAAGGCGGCATCCGAGCCCTCGAGATCACCCTCTCCGTGCCGGGTGCCCTGGACGTCATCACCAGTCTCGCCGACCGCCACCGCAAGGACGGCATCGTCATCGGCGCCGGCACGGTCCTGGACGAGCAGGCCGCCCACCGCTGCATCTCGGCCGGCGCCAACCTCCTGGTCAGCCCCAACCTCAACCCGGCGATGCTGGCGACCGCCAACCGCTACCAGGCGGTCTCGGTCAGCGGCGCCTTCACGCCCTCCGAGATCGTCGACACCATGCAGGCAGGCGCCGACATCGTGAAGGTCTTCCCTGCCGAGTTCCTTGGCCCCGACTACGTGCGCACCGTGAAGGCCCCTCTTCCCCAGGCGCCCCTCATGCCCGCGGGCGGGGTCACCCCGGACAACGTGAAGCAGTGGTTCGACGCCGGCGTCACCGCCGTGGGCGTCGGCTCCTCCGTCACCAAGGCCGCCCGCGCCGACGGCGACTACGGCCAGGTCACCCGGGCAGCCGCCACCATGCTCGCGGCCATCGGCGAAGCCCGGGCCTGA
- a CDS encoding DeoR/GlpR family DNA-binding transcription regulator encodes MSGNGPLIPEQRHQELLRLLRGSGVLSIRELTARLNVSHMTVRRDIAALEESGQVVSVQGGVRLADWTGNAPPRERATRAALEVPRKQVIAQAAAGLVEDGTVVYLDAGTTCQEVVPLLAARTNLTVVTNDFHAALALMALPSVHTIHTGGEADADSGSSSGPLAARTIEDLNIDLAFLSTGTWDLSHGVTSHSSEKVLLKRAVMASAASVALLADSTKWGGVERFTVTRLDALDTVVTDSGLPAEIIDSIAEQGPKVLRTE; translated from the coding sequence GTGAGCGGCAATGGACCGCTGATCCCGGAACAGCGCCACCAGGAGCTCCTGCGCCTGCTGCGAGGCAGCGGCGTGCTGAGCATCCGGGAACTGACCGCCCGCCTGAACGTCTCCCACATGACGGTGCGCCGCGACATCGCGGCCCTGGAGGAGAGCGGCCAGGTCGTCTCGGTGCAGGGCGGCGTCCGCCTGGCCGACTGGACGGGCAACGCGCCGCCCCGGGAGCGGGCCACTCGCGCCGCACTGGAGGTGCCTCGCAAGCAGGTCATCGCGCAGGCCGCCGCCGGGCTGGTCGAGGACGGCACGGTCGTGTATCTGGACGCCGGCACGACCTGCCAGGAGGTCGTCCCGCTCCTCGCCGCCCGGACGAACCTGACGGTGGTCACCAATGACTTCCACGCCGCTCTCGCGCTGATGGCCCTGCCCTCGGTGCACACGATCCACACCGGCGGGGAGGCGGACGCGGACAGTGGCTCGAGCAGCGGCCCGCTCGCGGCCAGGACGATCGAGGACCTCAATATCGACCTGGCCTTCCTCAGCACCGGCACCTGGGACCTGTCCCATGGCGTGACCAGCCACTCCTCGGAGAAGGTGCTGCTGAAGCGGGCGGTCATGGCATCGGCCGCGTCGGTCGCCCTGCTCGCCGACAGTACGAAGTGGGGCGGCGTCGAGCGGTTCACGGTGACCCGCCTCGACGCACTCGACACGGTCGTCACGGACTCCGGCCTGCCGGCCGAGATCATCGACAGCATCGCCGAGCAGGGACCGAAGGTCCTTCGCACGGAGTGA
- a CDS encoding dihydrodipicolinate synthase family protein: protein MSTSASVQSTVITPLTTPFTATGAVDMPAARELFRFTAATTGRLMIAGTTGEFPALDRVERRRLLELALETAGSQGVMAHTGAADTHTAVALTRDAVAAGATRIAALTPYYFTADEGELLDHFRRVREAAGDTDLYAYLFPERSGITVGPEPFGRLAADCGFAGVKLSGSPSTQVAAYRAALPADSTVYSGNDALLTTVLDEGGAGVISGCSGALPEPFLELAAAHRAGAGAGELARLQGRVDRVVALLGPSVGRIKRALVARGLPAGTARMTVGHPDERTAAEIEKLVADLAC from the coding sequence ATGTCCACTTCTGCATCCGTACAGTCCACGGTCATCACCCCTCTCACCACCCCGTTCACCGCCACCGGCGCGGTGGACATGCCCGCTGCCCGCGAGTTGTTCCGCTTCACCGCCGCCACCACGGGCCGGCTGATGATCGCGGGCACCACCGGGGAGTTCCCCGCCCTGGATCGCGTCGAACGGCGGCGGCTCCTCGAGCTGGCCCTCGAGACGGCCGGGTCCCAAGGGGTGATGGCGCACACCGGCGCCGCCGACACGCACACCGCGGTTGCCCTGACGCGGGATGCCGTCGCCGCCGGTGCCACCCGGATCGCCGCGCTCACCCCGTACTACTTCACCGCCGATGAAGGCGAGTTGCTGGACCACTTCCGCCGGGTACGCGAGGCCGCGGGCGACACGGATCTGTATGCGTACCTGTTCCCCGAGCGCAGCGGCATCACGGTCGGGCCCGAGCCGTTCGGGCGGCTCGCGGCCGACTGCGGGTTCGCCGGCGTCAAGCTCAGCGGATCGCCGTCCACCCAAGTCGCCGCGTACCGTGCCGCCCTGCCTGCCGACTCCACCGTCTACTCCGGGAACGACGCACTGCTGACCACCGTCCTCGACGAGGGAGGCGCGGGCGTGATCTCCGGCTGCTCCGGCGCGCTGCCGGAGCCCTTCCTGGAGCTCGCCGCGGCGCATCGCGCGGGTGCCGGCGCCGGTGAACTCGCCCGTCTCCAGGGGCGTGTGGACCGCGTCGTCGCACTGCTCGGCCCGAGCGTCGGACGCATCAAGCGCGCCCTGGTCGCACGCGGCCTGCCTGCGGGTACGGCGCGCATGACGGTCGGTCATCCGGACGAGCGGACGGCCGCGGAGATCGAGAAGCTGGTCGCCGACCTGGCCTGCTGA